A segment of the uncultured Desulfobulbus sp. genome:
ATTGAAGGCATCTATGTGGAGAAGATGGCAGATAAGGGGCTGGAGGTGATTATCGGTATGACCCGTGATCCCCAGTTTGGTCCCATGTTGATGTTTGGTTTGGGAGGTATCTTTGTTGAGGTGATGAAAGATGTGACCTTCCATTTAGCCCCCATCACCGAAGAGGAGGCGGTGCAGATGTTGAAGTCAACCCGATCCTATCAGTTGCTTGAAGGCAAGCGGGGACTCAAAGAGGTCGATATCAAGGCCATTGCGGTCAGTCTTCAGCGTATCAGCCAGCTGACCACTGATTTTCCCCAGATCAAGGAGCTGGATATCAACCCGCTGATTGTCGGTGAAATGGGCAATGAACCGGTCGTTGCCGATGCGCGTATGACCTTTGCCCGACCTCTTGCTCAACCGTGAAGATATGATCAAAACGTTGACCAAACCGTTAACACCCATCGCACAAGGGGCTTGTCATGGAATATGAACAGAACTGGCAGGAAAAATACAATGACATGATCGCCACTCCGGATCAGGCCCTGAGGAATCTCAAGGCCGGTCAACGGGTGTTCATCGGGACGGGGTGCGGCGCTCCCCAGGAACTCATTGCCGCCATGACCAAGCGGGCCCGGGGATTGACCAATGTCGAGGTGATTCAGCTGATCACCAAGGGTGATGCGCCCTATGCCAACAAAAAGATGTCGGACTCCTTTGCTATCAACGCCTTTTTTATCAGCTCTAACGTCCGCTCGGTGATCCAGGAGGGGTTTGGCGATTATACCCCCATTCTCCTCTCCGATGTCCCCAAGCTCTTCGATTCGGGCAGTTTGCCCATTGATGTGGCCCTGATTCAGGTCACCCCACCCGATAGTAACGGTCGGGTCAGTCTGGGTATTTCTGTTGATATCGTCCGCAGTGCCATTGATAATGCCTCGCTGGTCATTGCCGAGGTCAATCCCAACATGCCCTGGACCCATGGCGACACCCTGGTCGAGGTCTTTGATCTGGATATACTGGTACCGGTTGATCAGCCCATTCTCGAGCGGGTGGCTGATCCTCCCAATCCTATCAGCCGCAAGATCGCCCAGACCGTGGCGGCCCTCATTCCCAATGGGTCCACTGTGGAGCTGGGCTTGGGGCGCGTTCCCGGGTATGGCCGTATCCCCCAGGTGGTGATGGAGTTTCTCCATGATCGCAAGGATATCGGTTTTCATACTGAGATGATCTCCGACACCATTATTCCCCTGATCGAAGCGGGGGCGGTTACCGGTGCCATGAAATCCATTGATCGGGGCAAGATTACCGCCTCGTTCTGTATGGGCACCAAGCGGCTGTATGACTATATTCATGATAATCCGCTTTTTAGTTTTCGCCCCACAGAATACATCAATGATGCCAACGTCATTGGTAAGCATAAGCGGTTTATAGCCGTCAATATGGCCCTGGAGATCGATCTTACCGGCCAGGTCTGTTCGGATTCGGTGGGGGGCAAGTTTTACTCCGGTATCGGCGGTCAGATCGACTTTAACCGCGGCGCGGCGAAATCCGAGGGCGGTCGGGCAATTATTACCCTGCCCTCACTCAATAAGGAGGGCAATGAGTCGCGTATTGTCTGTACCCTGCAACCTGGCTCTGGTGTTGTTATCAACCGGGCCAGTGTGCATTATGTCGTGACCGAGTATGGTGTGGCCTACCTTCACGGTAAATCCATCCAGGAGCGGGTGATGGCGCTCATCTCTGTTGCTCATCCTGATTTCCGGGAACAGCTCTTTCGCGATGCGGTTGCGGCTAAATACCTGCGTCCTGATCTTGCCCGTTTTGGTAACCGCTTCCTCTTGCCCGCAGAGGAATCGGTTCGGGCCAACCTGCTTCTGGCCGATGGGACTGAGGTCAACTTCCGTTCGATCAAGCCCACGGATGAGCCGCATATGCGTGATCTTATCTACAATCTCAGTCAGGAGACCATCTACTACCGGTTTATGAGTCGCCAGCAGCGGTTCACCCCCCGTCAGATTCAGGATTTTGTCTATATCGACCATCGCCGGGACGTGGCGGTTGTCGGTACCTTGCCTGAGGCCCATGGCGACCAGATTATTGCGGTGGGCACCTATTATCTGAACGAAAAGACCAACCTGGCCGAGGTGGCCTTTGTTGTCCGAGACGGCTGGCAGAACAAGCGGCTTGGGACCTACATGTTCAAACATCTGACCAAGATAGCCAAGCGAAACGGCATTACCGGCTTCACCGCAGAGGTTCTAAGAGAAAACGAGCGTATGCAGAATGTGTTCAACCATTCCGGACTCAAGGTAACCAGCCACCTGGAAGATGGTGTTTATAGTTTCAACATGGAATTCTGATCTGATCCCGTGCAGGCTTTAACCTACTCAAGCGATATTCCCTTTGAAATTGTCTCCGAGTTCACCCCTTCCGGTGATCAGCCCGCTGCCATTGAGCAGTTGGTGGCGGGGCTTGAGGCGGGGGCGCGCGATCAGGTGCTGTTAGGGGTAACTGGCTCAGGAAAGACCTTTACCATGGCCCAGGTGGTTGCCCAAATTCAGCGACCGACCCTGGTAATGGCCCCCAATAAAACCCTGGCCGCACAGCTTTTTGCGGAGTTTCGCGAGCTTTTTCCCAACAACGCAGTGGAGTATTTTGTCTCCTATTATGATTACTATCAACCCGAGGCCTATATCCCAGCCTCGGATACCTATATCGAAAAAGACTCTTCCATCAATGACGCCATCGACAAACTGCGTCACTCCGCCACCCGCTCTCTGCTGACCCGGCGCGATGTCTTGATTGTCGCCTCGGTCTCC
Coding sequences within it:
- a CDS encoding GNAT family N-acetyltransferase, coding for MEYEQNWQEKYNDMIATPDQALRNLKAGQRVFIGTGCGAPQELIAAMTKRARGLTNVEVIQLITKGDAPYANKKMSDSFAINAFFISSNVRSVIQEGFGDYTPILLSDVPKLFDSGSLPIDVALIQVTPPDSNGRVSLGISVDIVRSAIDNASLVIAEVNPNMPWTHGDTLVEVFDLDILVPVDQPILERVADPPNPISRKIAQTVAALIPNGSTVELGLGRVPGYGRIPQVVMEFLHDRKDIGFHTEMISDTIIPLIEAGAVTGAMKSIDRGKITASFCMGTKRLYDYIHDNPLFSFRPTEYINDANVIGKHKRFIAVNMALEIDLTGQVCSDSVGGKFYSGIGGQIDFNRGAAKSEGGRAIITLPSLNKEGNESRIVCTLQPGSGVVINRASVHYVVTEYGVAYLHGKSIQERVMALISVAHPDFREQLFRDAVAAKYLRPDLARFGNRFLLPAEESVRANLLLADGTEVNFRSIKPTDEPHMRDLIYNLSQETIYYRFMSRQQRFTPRQIQDFVYIDHRRDVAVVGTLPEAHGDQIIAVGTYYLNEKTNLAEVAFVVRDGWQNKRLGTYMFKHLTKIAKRNGITGFTAEVLRENERMQNVFNHSGLKVTSHLEDGVYSFNMEF